A stretch of the Apteryx mantelli isolate bAptMan1 chromosome 3, bAptMan1.hap1, whole genome shotgun sequence genome encodes the following:
- the LOC136991617 gene encoding interferon-induced very large GTPase 1-like, whose amino-acid sequence MSSGKSTPENPAKRDTGQDELAEALKEAGLRTAYWLPVLDKQLGITGTQALKHLTDEDYLKLASNTEYTWEKKALKELLQAHGKAKMKQQQKECVEEKRKRQEETKAALTEVKELHLKGKDHHKEGTQKKEENWCKVLEVPMEPKHPSGKTLMEETEARHKQLEQQEESVCRSENVSDKEVLRRASGGLALQGIYRTNSLVDMLAKREQLINIPDGFKLAGPEQGSLLEKKEFSSSAAEATFTKSMEQLGYSISVAAKVGFNVEVGVDYNSSSQSEETHQSCSEQAYICTTKYQYIPLASCYFQKHQLRLSDAALRELQDIEQLLSITQEANRLNMLKSRCGSFFSRFGSHVNQGPLHFGGIFWWKASTEGFRAEQREEMKRQASEALNCYIGASYRGFSFSTAPTLNITSNKVSAQGSDRKSFEVEVHLSVTQTGGPGGVDSLKSWKNELKCSNTSWCVIDRGFQLIPVWDIILSNHGQDFRNVHQLSSSLRAAYERLTNLPVSTLCEEGTVSALGQTQSFLEEIRSWEVSGDEQQLVKLMIFKQDLNEKTKSNKIWVSTCLADKVLQDFLVKTVSLYKYSSLPNTLSIKFLLRCLLDPHIYSVDNFPKSSFIMQWVFHDEEEPPRTPCVYEFSDFLHNLQKMKDLMEEAASVHLPEVETEAKVKVSLNLSLALCSFLKALREGGETDVASLLLCIAESAGYQEENSTFQYLLELPDVSFMLSEMKKAHERYMSLRNQATPRAQAFLLLTGLSMTAKRKDMSPEQKFKCLTRMKHHIGNSLSEEVSDILRKHGRCDPGGALEKDLNSLVNGEYATSNGDLQKEVIKQELINICQGAKQKDSSKPSPSAEQSDDPKMNEGSRGQEFLHLIKQLGLENYYPRKMGMADFHIIDKTSRCDSQPRTGSEYPFYFLQKLLMLDYRVRYLVCQDDSKAKEPILSTLNATSLGTECSDDSSDIYSDFLNANTEEINASVTTGLTHIHPMDLQMAIFHCADDFMRQYLSTKLAFCQFALPLLVPNPCTSQIEFPLWSLSQIKKSWKGTEKLGKQTTIKSHKNKLIYQAETPIVSFIRIGSSPSSSKSQILNALLSKHKHDTFFHRHCKGSTKDCLLMKGVVEISWYCPSGRNDDRFENCIAFTNLHGDAREHKQQVKFVQEIASLNVVLLTTSDENEVGKQLVRDLLMSPKPFICLLTEKEGSAVSITKQNIKVSDKSNLSIKIPIKNRNEADLVDDLANTIRSLLEDAEGRCSLDTCVGTARQYGFLIDEDREDCKEAKAVAQALVAFCKEKNVASVKEKLLPLQGELWHEWCRKDKELTRLQDKRNRSIEQHRSEIESEKHAIRQKQLEKGSPPNELMKPVLKIILSDSETMKKYFLQWIKMFMDVLSADHLAELQQKYHALWSQMKEKAYSAGNGNAGDILRHKLEALSTEISASTIGLEHILREVGQIYEALDVNTQKDEHFLQLPQIAADLMVSGYPIELMDGDASYVPLRWVGAIFDKLIEKLGDKRVYVLSVLGIQSTGKSTLLNAMFGLQFNVSAGRCTRGAFMQLLKVDEKLQQDVNFDYMLIVDTEGLRAIEMANKQSLNHDNELATFVIGIGNMTLINIFGENPSEMQDVLQIAVQAFLRMKQVNLSPSCLFVHQNVGEITAKEQNMEGQRRLQEKLDEMTVTAAQQEFCDVTCFSDVIRFDVNTHIHYFAHLWEGNPPMAPPNPTYSQNVQELKSKILQAAKKEVQGSILRLSSLKVRISDLWNALLNEKFVFSFKNTLEIVAYNRLETVYSQWTWQLRSHILRLQMKLNNRIKKGEIQHVTRRSLMEEVQEKYETILKDLEQYFREDEDSGVLIQWKASIENKLKDLKEVLVDETQRKSAEFIELKKNHSKLYQKKSEYEQKLFERSQMLALSLKNEELNEEKLRQHFDLLWKQWVYEVSSSTPPPEEPNINLDIENILLEHFKQEPNIEEKIKCFLQKDAFTVDISKHVVMKGALPVMKKPLDSCDITRIEQLKDRITQLVSMTIDTKEQERMDYNQSYIHEILNEIRKQVDSAASNSKYTFTNEYRIHLSVSLCKMAAKRFENMHEAFKRANDPTFYLESKREDFFKTFQISCQGATSITAFADFVCDKLSVALRQAVYAKTAIDIACEMRSNYPAFNGNRSKLETAILISLAEEENFEKFRQYIHFPKDFLESFIENCVNNYCLDKKNRRLKKFLSISLNSFQTRIVSAIFASTQVVKDKCGNVSLWLDEFCSRLGDNFELPRSDLKSTEHQEIKDIEFLKEAMSKALAPVLENLKQEFSVTDLKPFNLKPHKILFEQLHGCWEQCPFCKALCTNTIPGHDGDHSVHFHRPQALNGTQWIRTNQFVIEICSSLVASNCFLVLDDNSEISYKNYRKAGPAYANWSITPDSSTQAYWKWFVCHFRSQLEQDYHAKFEGKGSIPPEWEKFTKKDVICELKQLSPQHSISQHKTVC is encoded by the coding sequence ATGTCTTCAGGGAAGAGCACACCAGAAAATCCTGCTAAGCGTGACACAGGACAAGATGAACTGGCAGAGGCACTGAAAGAAGCAGGCCTCCGCACAGCATACTGGCTCCCTGTATTAGACAAACAGCTAGGAATTACTGGCACACAGGCCTTGAAACATCTGACAGATGAAGATTACCTAAAGCTTGCAAGCAACACAGAGTACACATGGGAGAAAAAAGCCCTGAAAGAGCTCCTTCAAGCACATGGCAAGGCAAAgatgaaacagcagcagaaggaatgtgtggaggagaaaagaaagaggcagGAGGAAACTAAAGCAGCTCTGACGGAAGTAAAAGAGTTACACCTGAAAGGCAAGGATCACCATAAAGAAGGTACgcagaagaaagaggagaatTGGTGCAAAGTTCTAGAGGTCCCCATGGAGCCCAAGCACCCCTCTGGGAAGACTCTGATGGAGGAGACAGAGGCCAGACACAAGCAATTGGAACAGCAGGAGGAATCAGTGTGCAGGAGTGAGAATGTGTCCGATAAGGAAGTCTTAAGGCGAGCATCAGGGGGACTGGCCCTGCAGGGCATTTACAGAACCAACAGCCTTGTGGACATGCTGGCAAAGCGAGAGCAGCTCATCAACATTCCTGATGGATTCAAGCTCGCTGGTCCAGAACAAGGGTCACTGCTTGAGAAGAAAGAGTTTTCATCCTCTGCAGCAGAAGCCACTTTCACCAAGTCCATGGAGCAGCTGGGGTACAGCATCAGCGTTGCTGCCAAAGTCGGGTTTAATGTTGAAGTTGGTGTAGATTACAACAGCTCCTCACAGTCAGAGGAAACCCACCAGTCATGCTCTGAGCAGGCATACATTTGCACCACCAAGTACCAGTACATCCCTCTGGCCTCCTGCTACTTCCAAAAGCATCAGCTTCGCCTCTCGGATGCGGCCCTGCGGGAGCTGCAAGACATTGAGCAACTTTTGAGCATCACTCAGGAAGCAAACAGGCTCAACATGCTGAAAAGCAGGTGTGGGAGCTTCTTCAGCAGGTTTGGGTCCCACGTAAACCAGGGCCCCCTACACTTTGGGGGAATATTCTGGTGGAAAGCATCTACAGAAGGATTCAGGGCTGAGCAGCGGGAAGAGATGAAGAGACAAGCATCTGAAGCACTGAACTGCTACATTGGGGCCAGCTATAGAGGTTTTAGCTTCAGTACAGCACCAACACTTAATATAACCTCCAACAAGGTATCAGCTCAAGGCTCAGATAGAAAATCATTTGAAGTAGAGGTTCACCTCTCTGTGACCCAAACTGGTGGCCCAGGTGGGGTAGATTCCCTCAAATCCTGGAAAAATGAACTTAAATGCAGTAACACATCCTGGTGTGTTATTGATCGAGGCTTTCAGCTGATCCCAGTGTGGGACATAATCCTATCCAATCATGGACAAGACTTTAGAAATGTTCATCAGCTGAGCAGCAGCCTCCGGGCTGCGTATGAAAGATTAACAAACCTGCCTGTAAGTACATTGTGTGAGGAGGGAACAGTGAGTGCTTTGGGACAAACCCAGTCATTCTTGGAGGAAATCAGGTCCTGGGAAGTCAGTGGGGATGAGCAGcagctagtgaaactgatgaTCTTCAAGCAAGATctgaatgaaaaaacaaagagCAACAAGATCTGGGTTAGCACTTGCCTGGCAGACAAGGTGCTGCAGGATTTCCTGGTAAAAACAGTTTCATTATATAAATATTCATCTCTTCCTAATACCTTGTCCATAAAATTTCTCTTGCGTTGCCTTCTTGATCCTCATATCTATTCAGTGGACAATTTCCCCAAATCTTCTTTCATTATGCAGTGGGTATTTCATGATGAAGAAGAGCCCCCCAGAACACCATGTGTCTATGAATTCAGTGATTTCTTGCACAATCTCCAGAAAATGAAGGATCTCATGGAAGAAGCTGCATCTGTGCATCTTCCAGAGGTAGAGACAGAAGCAAAAGTTAAAGTCAGTTTAAATTTGAGTTTAGCTTTGTGCTCCTTCCTGAAGGCTCTaagagagggaggggagacaGATGTAGCATCATTACTACTCTGCATTGCAGAGAGTGCAGGATATCAAGAAGAAAACAGCACTTTTCAGTATCTCCTTGAATTGCCAGATGTTAGCTTCATGTTAAGTGAAATGAAAAAGGCACATGAACGCTACATGAGTTTGAGGAACCAAGCCACTCCCAGAGCTCAGGCTTTCCTGCTCCTGACAGGTCTGAGTATGACAGCAAAACGCAAAGACATGTCTCCAGAACAGAAGTTTAAATGCTTGACTCGGATGAAACATCACATAGGAAACTCACTGTCAGAAGAAGTCAGTGATATCCTTAGAAAGCATGGTAGATGTGATCCTGGGGGTGCTCTAGAGAAAGATCTGAATTCCCTTGTAAATGGAGAATATGCAACCTCCAACGGTGATCTGCAGAAAGAAGTTATAAAACAGGAGCTAATTAATATTTGTCAGGGGGCTAAGCAGAAAGATTCATCAAAGCCATCACCCTCAGCAGAGCAGTCAGATGATCCTAAAATGAATGAGGGTTCCAGAGGCCAAGAGTTCCTCCATTTGATCAAACAACTGGGACTAGAAAATTACTACCCGAGGAAAATGGGGATGGCAGATTTTCACATTATCGACAAGACTTCCCGATGTGACAGCCAGCCCAGAACTGGCAGTGAATACCCCTTCTATTTTTTGCAAAAGCTGCTGATGCTGGACTATCGTGTAAGGTATCTGGTTTGCCAGGATGACAGCAAAGCAAAAGAACCCATTCTGAGCACGCTGAATGCAACAAGCCTTGGGACTGAGTGCTCAGATGATTCCTCAGATATATACAGTGATTTTTTAAATGCTAATACTGAGGAAATCAATGCCTCTGTTACAACAGGTCTGACACACATACATCCCATGGACCTCCAGATGGCGATTTTTCATTGTGCCGATGATTTCATGAGACAGTACCTTTCAACAAAGCTCGCTTTCTGCCAGTTTGCGCTTCCCCTCCTGGTACCAAATCCATGCACCTCACAGATAGAGTTCCCTCTCTGGTCCCTCAGCCAAATTAAAAAGAGCtggaaagggacagaaaaattgGGAAAGCAGACCACAATTAAgagtcacaaaaacaaactgatttATCAGGCAGAGACACCCATTGTGTCCTTCATACGGATTGGGagttctccttcctcttccaagTCGCAGATCCTGAATGCTCTGCTGAGTAAACACAAACATGACACTTTCTTCCATCGGCACTGCAAAGGCAGCACCAAAGACTGTCTTCTGATGAAAGGTGTTGTGGAGATCTCTTGGTACTGTCCCAGTGGAAGAAATGATGACAGATTTGAGAACTGCATTGCATTCACTAACTTACATGGGGATGCAAGAGAGCACAAACAACAAGTTAAATTTGTACAGGAGATAGCTTCTCTAAATGTGGTCCTACTTACCACTTCTGATGAGAATGAGGTAGGTAAGCAGCTTGTACGTGATCTCTTGATGTCCCCAAAgccttttatttgccttcttaCTGAGAAAGAAGGCAGTGCAGTGAGTATAACCAAACAGAACATCAAAGTATCTGACAAGAGCAACCTCAGCATAAAAATACCCATCAAGAACAGAAATGAGGCAGACTTAGTTGATGATCTGGCAAACACAATCAGAAGTTTACTAGAAGATGCAGAGGGTAGGTGCAGTCTGGACACATGTGTAGGAACTGCTCGCCAATATGGATTTCTTATTGATGAAGACAGAGAAGACTGCAAAGAGGCCAAGGCCGTGGCACAAGCACTGGTGGccttctgcaaagagaaaaatgtagCAAGCGTGAAGGAAAAGCTCTTGCCTCTTCAAGGAGAATTATGGCATGAGTGGTGTAGGAAAGACAAGGAACTCACCCGCCTACAAGACAAGAGGAACAGGAGCATTGAACAGCATCGCAGTGAAATTGAGTCAGAAAAACATGCTATAAGGCAGAAGCAGTTGGAAAAAGGATCCCCCCCAAATGAGCTAATGAAGCCAGTCCTGAAAATTATCCTGTCTGATTCTGAAACcatgaaaaagtacttcctgCAGTGGATAAAAATGTTCATGGATGTCTTGTCAGCTGACCACCTTGCAGAACTCCAGCAGAAATACCATGCCTTGTGGTCACAAATGAAGGAGAAAGCCTACTCTGCAGGAAATGGCAATGCAGGAGATATACTAAGGCATAAGTTAGAAGCATTGTCAACTGAGATAAGTGCTTCTACAATAGGTCTTGAGCACATTCTGAGGGAAGTTGGGCAGATTTATGAAGCTTTGGATGTGAATACTCAAAAAGATGAACATTTTCTTCAGCTGCCACAGATTGCAGCCGATCTGATGGTTTCAGGGTATCCAATTGAACTGATGGATGGTGATGCTTCCTACGTACCATTACGATGGGTTGGGGCAATCTTTGACAAATTAATTGAGAAGCTAGGGGACAAAAGAGTGTATGTTCTTTCAGTGCTTGGCATCCAGAGCACAGGGAAGTCAACCCTGCTGAACGCCATGTTCGGTCTTCAGTTTAATGTCAGTGCGGGGAGGTGCACCCGGGGAGCGTTCATGCAGCTGCTTAAGGTGGACGAGAAACTCCAACAGGACGTGAACTTTGATTACATGCTGATTGTTGACACAGAAGGACTTCGTGCCATAGAGATGGCCAATAAACAGTCACTTAATCATGACAATGAGCTAGCCACCTTCGTCATTGGCATTGGCAACATGACTCTGATCAATATCTTTGGAGAAAATCCTTCAGAAATGCAAGATGTCCTTCAGATAGCTGTGCAGGCTTTTCTGAGGATGAAGCAAGTCAACCTCTCCCCAAGCTGCTTGTTTGTGCACCAAAACGTTGGAGAAATAACTGCAAAGGAACAAAACATGGAAGGACAAAGACGCCTGCAGGAGAAGCTGGATGAAATGACAGTGACAGCCGCCCAGCAGGAATTCTGCGATGTCACCTGCTTCAGCGATGTCATCCGCTTTGATGTCAACACCCACATTCATTACTTTGCTCACCTCTGGGAAGGAAACCCACCAATGGCGCCACCCAACCCCACTTACAGCCAAAACGTGCAGGAGTTAAAGAGCAAAATTCTCCAAGCTGCCAAGAAGGAAGTGCAGGGCAGTATTTTAAGGCTCTCAAGCCTGAAAGTTCGTATTAGTGACCTGTGGAATGCTTTGCTGAatgaaaagtttgttttcagtttcaaAAACACTCTGGAAATTGTTGCATACAACAGGTTAGAAACAGTATATAGCCAGTGGACCTGGCAGCTGAGGAGCCACATCCTTCGCTTGCAAATGAAACTGAACAATCGTATTAAAAAGGGAGAAATTCAGCACGTGACCCGAAGAAGCCTTATGGAGGAAGTTCAAGAGAAATATGAGACTATCTTGAAAGATTTGGAACAGTATTTCAGGGAAGATGAAGACAGTGGGGTTTTGATTCAGTGGAAAGCAAGCattgaaaataaactgaaagatcTGAAAGAAGTGCTTGTTGATGAGACACAGAGGAAGTCTGCAGAGTTCATTGAACTAAAGAAGAATCACAGCAAACTGTATCAGAAGAAGTCAGAGTATGAACAGAAGCTTTTTGAAAGAAGCCAAATGTTGGCTTTGTCACTAAAGAACGAAGAGCTGAATGAAGAAAAGCTGAGACAACACTTCGATCTCCTTTGGAAACAATGGGTATACGAAGTATCTTCAAGCACACCTCCTCCTGAGGAACCAAACATAAACCTTGATATTGAGAATATTCTGCTGGAGCATTTCAAACAAGAACCAAAcatagaggaaaaaataaagtgcTTCTTGCAGAAAGATGCATTTACCGTGGATATTTCCAAGCATGTTGTCATGAAGGGAGCACTGCCTGTGATGAAAAAGCCTTTGGACAGCTGTGATATAACCAGAATTGAGCAGCTTAAAGACCGCATCACACAGCTCGTCAGCATGACCATCGACACAAAGGAACAGGAGCGAATGGATTACAACCAAAGTTACATTCATGAGATACTGAATGAAATAAGAAAACAGGTGGACTCTGCAGCCAGTAACTCCAAATATACCTTTACTAATGAATACAGAATACATTTATCAGTGTCTCTATGCAAAATGGCAgcaaaaaggtttgaaaatatgCATGAGGCTTTCAAAAGAGCAAACGATCCAACTTTCTACctggagagcaagagagaagACTTCTTCAAAACTTTTCAGATTTCCTGCCAAGGAGCAACCTCTATCACAGCATTTGCTGATTTTGTATGTGACAAGCTTTCTGTAGCTCTTCGACAGGCAGTGTATGCAAAGACTGCTATTGACATAGCCTGTGAGATGAGGTCTAACTATCCAGCTTTCAATGGCAATCGATCTAAACTAGAAACAGCTATTCTCATCTCTCTTGCAGAGGAAGAGAATTTTGAGAAGTTCAGGCAGTACATTCATTTCCCAAAAGACTTTTTAGAAAGTTTCATTGAAAATTGTGTTAACAACTATTGCTTAGACAAGAAAAATCGAAGGCTGAAGAAATTCTTAAGTATTTCCCTGAATTCATTCCAGACTCGTATTGTTTCTGCTATTTTTGCTTCTACTCAAGTTGTCAAAGACAAATGCGGAAATGTCTCCCTATGGCTGGATGAATTTTGTAGCAGACTTGGAGATAATTTCGAACTTCCCAGAAGTGATCTGAAAAGCACTGAGCATCAGGAAATAAAGGACATAGAGTTCCTTAAGGAGGCAATGAGTAAAGCACTGGCCCCTGTGCTAGAAAACCTGAAACAGGAATTTTCAGTGACTGATTTGAAACCTTTTAACTTGAAACCtcataaaatattatttgaaCAGCTCCACGGATGCTGGGAGCAATGTCCGTTCTGCAAGGCTCTTTGCACAAACACAATACCTGGTCATGATGGGGACCACAGCGTCCACTTCCATCGTCCTCAAGCCCTGAATGGTACCCAGTGGATTAGAACAAACCAGTTCGTCATTGAGATTTGCTCCAGTCTTGTAGCAAGTAACTGTTTCCTTGTGCTTGATGATAACAGTGAAATTTCCTATAAAAACTACAgaaaagcaggaccagcttatgCCAACTGGAGCATCACACCAGACAGCTCCACACAAGCATACTGGAAATGGTTTGTGTGCCATTTCCGCTCACAACTGGAACAAGATTACCACGCAAAATTTGAGGGCAAAGGATCAATCCCTCCAGAATGGGAGAAGTTTACAAAGAAAGATGTGATCTGTGAGCTGAAACAGCTATCACCTCAACATAGCATCTCACAGCACAAAACTGTCTGTTAA